The genomic DNA AGTCAAGTGACGTgttctttttattcttatgCTAAACAGAGGTTTGAGGGTTCATATTTTGATCGATGGACGAGGTAGGCCCTCAAATAGCATCTCCATTATTCATTCACCAGACTCTGCCTGTTAGATACTGTGAGGGAAATCCCATGGCTAAGAAGCGTGGTCTACCAATTCAGGCTCCAAATTTTCAGCAGCAGTCACAGTTCACCTCAGGGTTTCAAATTCGTGAAGGCAGCTGGAATCCCAAGGATTGGGGTTGGGACAGTGCAAGATTTGTTGCTAAACCATCAGAGTTGGATGTATTACAAGTTGGTAGTGCAGGGCCACTCTACTCTGATCAACAGAAAGAAACAGTTGGTGCAATTGGTGAGGTTGCTATGTCACAGAAGAAAGGCCATGTcaatgaagatgatgaaaacCTTTGGTTGAGGCTAGGTGGTGGCTTGAATTCATTGGACGAGCACATGTCAAGGCCCAGTAAGAGAGTCCGATCTGGATCTCCGGGTGGTGGCAATTATCCAATGTGTCAAGTTGATAACTGCTGGGAGGATCTGTCGAATGCGAAAGACTATCACCGGAGGCACAAGGTATGTGAGGTTCACAGCAAGGCAAGCCAAGCCTCAGTGGGAAAACAGATGCAAAGGTTCTGTCAGCAGTGCAGCAGGTTTACCCCCAAGCTCTTCAATCTCTAAATTTACAGTTATGTCATATTGTACGTAGTTGCTAATTTGAGTTCATGGAAGCTTCTTTCTTATTCTAGTGCAATTTGCGGTGTGTTTGGATGAATTAATATTGATAAGTTTTCAACTTCTTTTATCCATCTGTACTTCCTAATCAGCTCTATCTCTGGTGTCAGCTTTATCCTTCTCTGTTTGATCCTGTTTCTGTGATTACTAGGATCACCATCTATAAGTCTTTGTAATGTCaccttctatttatttatttatttttgcactGTACTACCCACCCTTAAATGCTTCATTGGCTCCTTTCAGGTTTCATCCTCTTTCTGAATTTGATGAGGGAAAGCGAAGTTGTAGACGTCGACTTGCTGGACACAACCGACGGAGAAGGAAAACTCAGACAGAGGATGTTTCCTCTCATACCGTACTTCCTGGAAATAATGTTAGTGCTGGCAATGGAGATTTGGATATTGTTAATTTGCTGACAACTTTAGCTCGTATTCAAGGTAAAACAATTGGATGGCtggattatttttcatatctctaTGCTGATCACTATTAACATGTTCTATTCTGAACTCAGGGAATAAAGAGGTCAAATGCACAGATTATTCTTCAGTAGCAAACAAGGACCAGCTCATTCAGATTCTTAGGAAGATAAATTCATTACCTTTGCCAAAGGGCCTGGAAGTTAAGTTGCCTGTGCCAGGAAATTCAATTTGGGCCCTTCAAGAACAAGTACCTTCTGACAACCTGAATGCAATGAATAGAAATTTGGCTTCTCCATCAACGAAGGACTTGCTTGCTGTTCTGTCAGCCACTCTGGCGGCATCTACTCCTGATGCCCTTTCAGTACTATCTCAAAGAAGCAACCAGGAAGTTGAAGCTAAGAACACCAACCCCACCTGTCTGAACAAAGCATTAAGTCTTAATATGCAAAAGGCAGAATCTCTCAAGTTTCCTATAGTTGGGGGAGAAAAAAGTAGTACTAGTTACCAGTCCCCTGTTGAAGATTCAGATTGCCAAATTCAAGAAACTAGATCAAATTTACCTTTACAGCTATTTAATTCTTCAACTGAAGATGATAACTCATCAAAACTAGCATGTGCAAGAAAATGCTTCTCTTCCGACAGCAGTAATCCCATTGAAGAGATATCACCTTCATCTTCTCCACCTGTTGTGCAAAATCTGTTCCCAGTGCCAACTGCAAGAAAGCCCGAGTCAGGGAGGGTATCAACTGGTCTAGAACTCAAGGCAAATGTGGAAGGCAGTACAACTCAGGGCTGTGTAACATCAATTGAGGTTTTTGGAGGGTCAAAAAGAGGTTTCCTTAATGGTCCATTCCGAACTTTTCCATACCAAGAAGGGTCAACATCCTCATCTGGATCTGATCACTCACCTTCTAGTTCGAATTCTGATGCTCCGGTAGTTCACTACTATTCTGTCTGGTTTTTCTGATTATCCACTTTGATTTCCTATCTTTTCACCTGAGTAGCTTTATTTTGTCTCTCACATGGTTTGGAATGAATTTATGATATGCCCCTAGGATCGCACTGGAAGAATGATATTCAAACTGTTTGGGAAGGATCCCAGTCAATTACCAGGAACATTGCGGTCACAGGCAAGTGTTCTTTCTTAAGtcttaacattttatgttcTAGTGGCAATTCATTTAAGTGGCTAATATTGTTGTTGCCTCTCTTTCCAGATCTACAATTGGCTTTCTTGCAGTCCATCTGAAATGGAGAGTTATATTAGGCCTGGATGCGTAGTTTTAACTGTTTACATATCAATGCCATCTTCTTCTTGGGAGCAAGTTAGTAAACTGTGAATAATTTCCACTGTTTTCTTGTGTAGCTTTTATGCTGACCATTTACAGGGCGCGTGTGGTTTTTGCAGCTTGAAGAAAACCTTCGCCATTGTATCAATTCTTTGGTTTGGGATCCTGTTACTGACTTTTGGAGAAATGGAAGGTTTTTGGTTTATACAGACAGGCAGCTAGCATTGCATAAAGATGGTAAGTAGTAGGATACTGTAAGTGCTGATGATATGCATCAAGGTTGCACACCACTACTTTTTGCCTAAAGGTTCTCACTACATTATACGATCCAACTAAACttaagaaggaagaaatggtTTTGTCAGGTTGTGTCTTGGAATGGAAATTTTGTTTGATGTTACCTTGTGACTGCAACTTGCTTAACCTGTATCATCAATTCTTCAGGAAAGATTCACCTCTGGAAATCCTGGAGAGCATGGCATCCTCCAGAGATAATATCAGTATCTCCTTTGGCAGTAGTAGGTGGACAAGCGACTTCTCTTTTGTTGAAGGGGCGGAATTTGAACATTCCGGGCACCAAGTATGCGTTCTGCGTTCTCTTTTGCTAGTAGAGCTGATCCATTTTACTTTGTGTGTACCTTTTCACGATTTTGTGGTTTGATTATTTTGCAGGATTCACTGCACACAAATGGGTGGTTATATATCAACGGAAGTTTTAGGCTTCTCCAGTGAGGAAACTTTATATGATGAGATAAGCGTGGTCAATTTTAAAATTCGCGGGGCAAATCCTGGTACCCTAGGTCGCTGTTTCATTGAGGTAGCACTTAGATTCCCACTGATCAGTTTTATTTAATCTGAAGGTTTAGGAAATTTGGAAGACTATCAAATGGTAACATCTGCTATTGGCATCAACAGGTTGAGAATGGTATCAAAGGCACCAGTTTTCCTGTAATAATAGCTGATGCCACCATCTGTCAAGAATTGAGACTACTTGAGTGTGAATTTGATGAAGATGCTGAAGTACATGATACTATTCCAGAGGAACAGGTCCGCAATTCTGAACAACCTAGGTCAAAGGAAGATGTCCTGCACTTTCTAAATGAGCTTGGGTGGCTATTTCAAAGGAAGAGAAGCGCTTATGTTGTCGAGGTTCCTGATTATACACTTGTTCGGTTCAGATTTCTATTCATATTCTCGGTTGAAAGAGACTGCTGTGCTTTGGTCAGAACGCTCCTAGACATTTTGCTACACAAAGATTTAAATGGAAAGCAGCCATTGAAAGAGTCTTTGGATATGCTGTCAGAGATTTACCTTTTGAACAGGGCAGTGAAAAGGAGGTGCAGAAACATGGTTCACCTGCTCATTAATTATTCTATACTTGGTGGAAAGGATAGTTCAAACTACATCTTCCCACCCAATCTTGTTGGACCCGCTGGTGTTACACCTCTGCACCTAGCTGCTTCTTTATCTGGTTCAGTTGATATGGTTGATGCTCTGACAAGTGACCCGCAGGAGGTAGTTTGCTTAATGCTTTTGAATTTCCTCTTAATGTTGCCAACGAATGCATTTAACTGAATCTGAATGCGTACTCAACTTCTTGTGTGCTCTCAAGATAAGatataattagtttttaaaGGCTTCATAAGGCCTTGGTTAACTGAAAAAACATAATGGTGGTTCCAGGTGCTGGAACCCCTTTCTTGAAAATAGAGGacaaaaaaggagaaagaaggaataAACCATAAAAATCAATCTAAATGTCTGGAGATGTGATCCTAATTGGGTTTGGCActaaatgccattttttcttTGTACATTCTGCATATCActtcatttcaatttttccaattttgtcTGTTCTTAGTGGAtcatttatttttcctcttgTTTTGTCTTCTAATGCAGTTTGGGCTGCATTGCTGGTACTCTGCCCTGGATTCAAATGGGCTGTCTCCATATGCATATGCCACAATGAGGAACAATCACTCATATAACAATCTGGTGGCTCAGAAGCTTGCTGACAGGAAAAATGCTCAAGTTTCTGTATCAATTGGGAATGAGATAGAGAAACAATGGTTGAGGGTGAGTCAGGAGCACCAGGAAAGTTCCCGCCAGCTCAAGCAAGGGCAAAGTGCTTGTTCAAAGTGTTCTGTTGTGGCCAAAAGATACAGCAATAGGATAACTGGTTCAAGAGGCTTGCTTCACTGGCCATACATGCATTCGATGCTTGCCGTAGCTGCTGTCTGCGTATGTGTCTGCCTATTTTTACGAGGCCAGCCTGACATTGGTTTAGTCGCACCCTTCAAGTGGGAGAATTTGAGTTACGGCTCAATTTAATTTGAAGCTGACTGTATGCCTATATTAGATAAGGATGAAAAACTTAGTAGTAACTTAATCGGAGATGAGTTCAGTTGCCGGATGCCCAGAATGTGGTGAAACCAGGGAAAGACTTATGCACTTTGATATTATTATGACCCCTTATCATCATGAGGATTGAGAAGGGGCAAGTGGCATGGCCGAAGATAAGCAAGCATTCTA from Diospyros lotus cultivar Yz01 chromosome 4, ASM1463336v1, whole genome shotgun sequence includes the following:
- the LOC127798663 gene encoding squamosa promoter-binding-like protein 14, whose protein sequence is MDEVGPQIASPLFIHQTLPVRYCEGNPMAKKRGLPIQAPNFQQQSQFTSGFQIREGSWNPKDWGWDSARFVAKPSELDVLQVGSAGPLYSDQQKETVGAIGEVAMSQKKGHVNEDDENLWLRLGGGLNSLDEHMSRPSKRVRSGSPGGGNYPMCQVDNCWEDLSNAKDYHRRHKVCEVHSKASQASVGKQMQRFCQQCSRFHPLSEFDEGKRSCRRRLAGHNRRRRKTQTEDVSSHTVLPGNNVSAGNGDLDIVNLLTTLARIQGNKEVKCTDYSSVANKDQLIQILRKINSLPLPKGLEVKLPVPGNSIWALQEQVPSDNLNAMNRNLASPSTKDLLAVLSATLAASTPDALSVLSQRSNQEVEAKNTNPTCLNKALSLNMQKAESLKFPIVGGEKSSTSYQSPVEDSDCQIQETRSNLPLQLFNSSTEDDNSSKLACARKCFSSDSSNPIEEISPSSSPPVVQNLFPVPTARKPESGRVSTGLELKANVEGSTTQGCVTSIEVFGGSKRGFLNGPFRTFPYQEGSTSSSGSDHSPSSSNSDAPDRTGRMIFKLFGKDPSQLPGTLRSQIYNWLSCSPSEMESYIRPGCVVLTVYISMPSSSWEQLEENLRHCINSLVWDPVTDFWRNGRFLVYTDRQLALHKDGKIHLWKSWRAWHPPEIISVSPLAVVGGQATSLLLKGRNLNIPGTKIHCTQMGGYISTEVLGFSSEETLYDEISVVNFKIRGANPGTLGRCFIEVENGIKGTSFPVIIADATICQELRLLECEFDEDAEVHDTIPEEQVRNSEQPRSKEDVLHFLNELGWLFQRKRSAYVVEVPDYTLVRFRFLFIFSVERDCCALVRTLLDILLHKDLNGKQPLKESLDMLSEIYLLNRAVKRRCRNMVHLLINYSILGGKDSSNYIFPPNLVGPAGVTPLHLAASLSGSVDMVDALTSDPQEFGLHCWYSALDSNGLSPYAYATMRNNHSYNNLVAQKLADRKNAQVSVSIGNEIEKQWLRVSQEHQESSRQLKQGQSACSKCSVVAKRYSNRITGSRGLLHWPYMHSMLAVAAVCVCVCLFLRGQPDIGLVAPFKWENLSYGSI